One window of Mytilus edulis unplaced genomic scaffold, xbMytEdul2.2 SCAFFOLD_194, whole genome shotgun sequence genomic DNA carries:
- the LOC139505102 gene encoding ATP-dependent RNA helicase glh-1-like, protein MVTYMENQVTMVTCIENQVTMVTRMENQVAMVTYMENQVTMVTYMGNQVTMVIYMGKLGYNGYMHGESGYNGYIHGKSGYNGYMHGESGYNGYIHGESGYSGYIHGDSGYNGYIHGDSGYNGYIHGE, encoded by the exons atggttacatacatggagaatcaggttacaatggttacatgcatagagaatcaggttacaatggttacacgtaTGGAGAATCAGGTtgcaatggttacatacatggagaatcaggttacaatggttacatacatgggaaatcaggttacaatggttataTACATGGGAAAgttgggttacaatggttacatgcatggagaatcaggttacaatggttacatacatgggaaatcag gttacaatggttacatgcatggagaatcaggttacaatggttacatacatggagaatcaggttacagtGGTTATATACATGGGGattcaggttacaatggttacatacatggggattcaggttacaatggttacatacatggagaatga